In Candidatus Cohnella colombiensis, one DNA window encodes the following:
- a CDS encoding peptidylprolyl isomerase, producing the protein MLHHKRTSYRRLAIMMLTAVMLVALLSGCGNKDGEYPGSSKGAVIATYKDGTVTDKEYDKYAAFMMFVNQNQAMYMSIPQLKEQFVQQYALKKHLSKDVSAEDLKKAKTEADNFQKELETALKTTEDLKNYMKENDLTAKEVAKFYTHEYGFQLYYSAKLNELTPTVTDDEIKAEFEKSPSDFNVVTARHILVKTTDPSTGEIVHEEADALKRAQEVKAKLDAGGDWNELAKEYSEDAGSSSNGGLYENQVVGGWVTEFKNAANTQAIGVIGEPVLTEFGYHVILVEKRTETTVDKLTDAQKDTIRSSVASVKISDFLQTEQTNLDIKVTLPAEETEAPSSPEASGAASEEPSASPSAAK; encoded by the coding sequence ATGTTGCACCATAAACGGACGTCGTACAGACGCCTAGCCATCATGATGCTGACAGCAGTGATGCTAGTCGCGCTCTTGTCCGGCTGCGGTAATAAAGACGGAGAATATCCGGGGTCAAGCAAAGGTGCGGTCATCGCTACATACAAAGATGGGACCGTAACCGACAAGGAATATGATAAGTATGCAGCTTTCATGATGTTCGTTAATCAGAATCAAGCGATGTATATGTCGATTCCACAGCTGAAAGAGCAATTCGTACAACAATATGCTCTTAAGAAGCATCTTTCGAAGGACGTGTCTGCTGAAGATTTGAAGAAAGCAAAGACGGAGGCAGACAACTTCCAGAAGGAATTGGAGACTGCGCTTAAGACAACAGAAGATCTTAAGAACTATATGAAGGAAAACGATCTTACTGCGAAAGAAGTAGCAAAGTTCTATACGCATGAATATGGCTTCCAACTGTATTACTCCGCGAAGCTGAATGAACTTACGCCTACGGTTACGGATGATGAGATCAAAGCGGAGTTCGAGAAGAGCCCATCTGATTTCAACGTTGTAACTGCGCGTCATATTCTTGTGAAGACGACTGACCCATCCACGGGTGAAATCGTACATGAGGAAGCAGATGCATTGAAGCGTGCTCAGGAAGTTAAAGCTAAGCTTGATGCTGGTGGTGACTGGAATGAGTTAGCGAAGGAATATTCAGAAGACGCTGGTTCGAGCTCTAACGGTGGTCTTTATGAAAACCAAGTCGTTGGCGGCTGGGTAACAGAATTCAAGAACGCTGCAAATACGCAAGCGATTGGTGTAATCGGAGAACCCGTTCTTACTGAATTTGGCTACCATGTCATATTGGTTGAGAAGCGCACAGAAACGACTGTGGACAAGCTCACAGACGCACAGAAAGATACGATAAGATCGTCTGTCGCATCCGTGAAGATTTCCGATTTCTTGCAAACTGAGCAAACAAACTTGGACATTAAAGTAACGTTGCCAGCTGAAGAGACAGAGGCTCCAAGCTCGCCAGAAGCTTCTGGCGCAGCGAGCGAAGAACCGTCAGCTTCACCTTCTGCTGCGAAGTAG